The region GGTCTGGATGGCGGCTGCCGTGTTCAGGTCGTCATTGAGCGCCGCGACGACTTCCGCCGCGGGTGCGGCGTCGGTCTCCACCGGCTCGGGCCACCTGGCCAGAAGGTGCTCGGCCTCTTCCAGCTTGCGCACGGAAAAGTCGATCGGCTCGCGGTAGCTCGTCATCAGCATGGCCATGCGCAGAATTTCGCCGGGCCATTTGCGGCCGCCGAAGGTTTCGTTTTCCAGGAGTTCCTTGATGGTGAAGAAGTTGCCCTCCGACTTGGACATCTTCTTGCCTTCCACCTGCAGAAAGCCGTTGTGAAGCCAGTAGTTGGCCATGACCCTGGTGCCATGGGCGCAACGGGACTGGGCGATCTCGTTCTCGTGGTGCGGGAAGATCAGGTCCAGCCCGCCGCCGTGAATGTCGAAGACCTTGCCGAGGTGGTGTTCGCTCATCACCGAGCATTCGATATGCCAGCCCGGACGCCCGCGGCCCCAGGGGCTGTCCCAGCCTGGCTCCTCGTCGGAGGAGAGTTTCCAGAGCACGAAATCGCCGGGGCTCTTCTTGTGTGCCTCAACGGCAATGCGCGCACCGGCCAGTTGCTCGTCCAACTTGCGCTTCGAAAGCCCGCCATAGTCCGGCATGGAGTGCGTATCGAACAGCACCTCGCCTCCGGACTCGTAGGCATGGCCCTTTTCGATCAGCACCTTAATCATCCCGATCATGCCGTCGATATGTTGTGTTGCCCGCGGCTCGAAGGTCGGCTCCAGAACGCCGAGCGCCTTGATATCCTTGTGGAACTGATCCGCCGTCTGCTGCGTCACCCGGGCGATCGCATCGTTGAGCGGCAGGTCGGGATAGTCGCGCAGGGCCCTTGCGTTGATCTTGTCGTCGACGTCGGTGATGTTGCGCACATAGGTGACATGCGCCGCGCCATAAAGATGGCGCAACAGGCGGAACAGCACATCGAAGACGATGACCGGCCGGGCATTGCCGATATGCGCGAAATCGTAGACAGTCGGTCCGCAGACATAGAGACGCACGTTCTCATCGTCGATCGCCCTGAAATCTTCCTTCTGGCGGGTCAACGTGTTGGTGAGCCTCAAGCCCTTGAAAGTGCCGGATGTTTCCGTCTCAGCGGCGCTCATGTCAAACGGTCTCCTGGCCGGCTGGCCGGGCGGTCCGTCTCAGAGGAATTTGTGCCAAGAGGGAACGGCCACAGCCAGCGGTGTCGCTAGCTGCAAATAATGGTGATCGAAATGATGTTCCGTGTGGCCGTCATCATGGCCAGCTTTATGGACCGGAAAACCGAATGCGGTCAAGGCCACAATTGCCATGAAGCGGCGAGGCGCGCGGGCCTGCGGAACCGATGCCACATGCAAGTTGAGGTCGAGCTGCGCAAATTGTTCCCATCCCGGATGGAGCGCTTCAAAGCCAAAAAGGCGGCACAGCTTTTCTGCTTTCTTGAGATTTCACCTGACGGATTGTTGATCTATGCTTGCTTGACTGAGAATCATGAGGAGATTTTCCTGTGGGGCGCATTTTTCCAGGTGGTTTTATTTCAGCCGGCTTTCTTTTCTTCGCCGCGCTGGGGCTTGCGGCACTCCAGTCTCCCGTGCAGGCGGAAGCGCAGGCGCAGACCGAGGCGGCCAAGCAAGCCCGGACCGCACCAGCGCCCCCTGTTTTTCCGGAGCCTGAGACACCGATCGCCAAAGCAATCCAGGCGGCATTATCGCCCGATATTGCGCAAGGGCTGGTGCTCTATTACGGCGAACGCGCATTTGCCCCGGTCTGGTTCAACGAGAACGGCCTGACGGAATATGCCCACCTGGCGATCGCCACGATGGCTGCCGCCAACGATCATGCACTCGATCCGAACAATTACGGCCCACTGGAGCTGGCGCAACGCTCCGAAACCGCACAGACCCCGGAGGAATGGGCAAAATTCGATCTGGACCTGTCGGTTCAGTTCCTGCGTTACGTGACGCATGTATCCTCCGGCCGCGTGCAGCCCAACAAGGTCAACAAGGCGCTCAACCTCTTCCCGCACCGGCCCGACCCGAAGAAACTCTTTGAAAATGCGGAACAGGCCGTCGACTTCAGCGCCTTTCTGGATGGTCTCCCGCCGCAATCGGACAACTATGCCAGGCTGAAGCGTCGCCTTGCCCAGTACAGGGAGAAGGCCGCGGCCGGCGGCTTCACGCCCATGCCGGACGGAGACGTACTGAAACCCGGCATGAGCGACCCGCGCATTCCCGTCCTTCGCACGAGGCTGATGGAAGAGGATGTTCCCGCGGCAGCCGAACATGCAGGCGACATCTATGACGGCGCCCTGGTCGAAGCTGTCAAGATCTTCCAGGAGTATCATGGCCTCGATGCGGACGGCGTGGTCGGCAAGAATACGCTGGCGCAGCTCAACATTCCGATCCAGGACAAGCTCATCCAGATGGAGCTCAACATGGAGCGCCGCCGCTGGATGCGCGACGATCTGGGCGACTTCTATATTTTCGTGAACCTTGCCGACCAGAACCTGAAGGTGGTCCGCGACGGCAAGACCGTCCACACGGCGCGCGTCGTCGTCGGAAAGCCCTATCACGCAACTCCGGTCTTCTCCGACCAGTTGGAGTATGTGGAGATCAATCCCTACTGGAACGTGCCTTACTCCATTGCGACGAAGGAATACCTGCCTAAGCTGAAGCAGAATCCCATGGCCCTGGGGGATCAGCAGATTCTGTGTCTTTCAGGACGGTCAGGAAATTCCCGCAAGGCAGATCGCATGGAACAGCTATTCGGGCGGAAACTTCCCCTTCCGCCTGCGTCAGGACCCGGGCGATGGCAACGCGCTTGGGCGGGTGAAGTTCATGTTCCCGAACAAGTTCAACATCTACATTCACGACACGCCGTCGAAGTCTCTGTTCGCCCGCCCGGAGCGCGCCTTCAGCCATGGCTGCATCCGGGTCTCGGATCCGTTTGCGCTTGCGGGCGTTCTTCTGGACCACGTCAACGCCACGCCTGGTCATTGGGAACAGATACGCGACAGCGGCGAGCGCACCGTCGTCAAGCCACAGGCGCTCATCGAAGTTCACCTGACCTATCTGACGGCCTGGATGAACAAGGACGGGTCGACCCATTTCAGAAAGGACATCTACGGGCGCGACGAGGTTTTGCTGGAGGCGCTCAGAACCGCCATGACCCAAAATCTTTAGGCGATTTTTAGGCGATTTCCAGGCGTCGACGTTCATTTTGGGGAGCTGTCATGACGCATTTTATAGGGTGAAAACGGCCCCAGGAATACAGTCAACCAATTGAAATTTAATTCGTTTTCACGATGTTTAGATAACTGAACGGAAGCTGAATGCGCCGCTCAGCATGGGTTCAAGGCACCACCCCTATTCTCCGGGCAATGGATACAGATTGCCGTCAGGAGAAACCCATGTTGAACCGCATTTTCGTCATTATATTTCTCGCCATCGTTCTGGGCGGTCCATTTGCCGCCATCATCATGATCACAGATGGCACCAAGGCTTTCGGCAATGAAATGCAGCAGAAAAGCATGTGCCTGTTAACCGGAACCGGATGTGGCGACGGAAACATCATTGTCACGATGGCCGCGCGGATATAAAAGGCGCGTGAAAGCTGAAAGCTTGACTCAAGCTTGCAGTTTCACCGGATGTTTGGCAAGGTCGACCCATGGACTACAAAGCACTTGAAGAAAAAGCAGAATCCGCGGCTGATTTCTTGAAAATGATGGCGTCTGCGCCGCGTCTACTGCTGATGTGCCTCGTGCTTGAGGAAGAGCGTTGCGTGAGTGATCTTGCAGAGCAAACCGGCATGCGCATGCCGACTGTCTCGCAGCAGCTGGCTCTTTTGCGTGCCCAGGGCCTGGTCACCACCCGGCGCGAAGGCACCACGATCTACTACCGTCTGGCCAGTGAACCGGTGAAAGACATCATGGGGATGCTCTACAAGCATTTCTGCGCCGGAACCGACCTGCCGGTCGGCAAGCGTCTGGAAGCTGTAGACGCGGACTGATACCAACCGTCATTGATTATGACTCATCTGATGGACCAGATCGGTTTGTCGGCGAGGCGCGTCGCGCAGCGCGACCGTCCGGTCGGGCAAGCGATGCAACGACGTCCGGCGGGCCGATATGGTCCACCGAAGGCCGAGTTTTCGAAACGCCCGGACGTCGTCGCACTTCTTGGCCGATGCCCCGCATCGCCCTGCGAAGCCCTCCTCGCCGGACGGTCCGAAAACTCGGTCAGATGGGCCATAATCAATGACGGTTGGTATGATCCGCGTCCGGACGTATTCCTGCCGACGCTCAGCCCTTCACGAATTCCTCGCATTTCGGCGGCGTCTCATCGCCCCAGGGCATGATCGGAACAGTGGAGGTGGAGTTCTTGGGGCTGCCCTCGATCAGCTTGTCGGAATAGATCAGGTAGACAAGCACGTTCCGCTTGGTATCGCAGCCGCGCACGATCTGCATTTTCTTGAACAGGAGCGAGCGGCGCTGGCGGAACATTTCCTCGCCCTGCTCGAAATTTTCCTTGATGGTGACCGGACCGACCTGGCGGCAGGCCAGCGAAATGTCGGACACCTCCTCGGCAACTCCGAGCCAACCGGAGACACCACCCTTTTCGGGCACGGTGAAATGACAGGCAACGCCCTCCACGATCGGATCGTCAATGGCATAGGTCGCGAGCTTGTGGTCCGGGGTCAGAAACTTCCAGACGGTCGACTTTTTGAAGATGAGATCGGGGTCTTCCGCGGATAGCGCAGCCCCAGTCCCCTGGATACACAGTGCCATGGCAAGAGCAGCGGCGGTTAGAAAACGCATTTTGGCCTCCGGTTAGTGGGACCTCAGACATGTGGGGTCGGCATTCCGACGGTCAAGCAGGAAGTTGAGCAGGACACGCCAAGGCACGTGGGCAGGGAGAACGCGCAGGAAAATCGGAAAGCCGTCGGGAGGCTGGGACAGCAATGAAGTTGCGGCCGCCCGGCCTTTCTCGGGAGGGGCTCAGAAGAGAACGTGGCCGCGCTGGCGGGCTTCAGCCTGCAAAAATTACATCGCGGCCAGGCGCAGGGCGCGCCGGGATGACGACCTGATCGAGGATTGTCACCAGGCCAGGACGCGCCTTAGCGGGTCTCTTCCAGAACCTTTTCGCCCTCTGCGCCGCTCTCTTCGTTTTCTGAAGCAGACGTTTCCTCATCGCTGCCGATTTCAACGGCATCGTCCGCCGAAAAGTCAAAGGGCTCGTCGTCGCCGGATTCTTCTTCCTCCGGTGCCTGAGAAAGCGAGGCTGCGAAGTCGTTGTCCGAGACAAGCTCGGTTCCCTCGCTGTCGGCCGGTGCAACGGATGTGCTGTTTTCGGTTGCCGGCTCGGCCTCGGGGGCAGCCTCCTCGACCGGCGCCACGGTTTCTTCTTCCGGCTCACCTGCAGCCAGTGCGCCTTTCAGCGCATCGCGAAGATCGGCATGGCGCTCGCGCGTCCAGACCTGCGGCTGATCAAGGCCGAGTGCCTCGTCATAGGCGCGCGCGACGTTCAACGGCAAATGGAAGTCGAAATCCTCCCTTTGCCCGAATTGCGGAACCAGAGCGTCTTTCACCGCATGGAACGTATCCTTGAGGCCAAGGCCCTGATCGACGCATGCTGCTGCGGCGTCGCGCAGTGTCGTGACGAAATCGCGCGTGGTTTCAATGGCTGTCGCAACAGCCTGTGCCCCGAGCGCGGACCGGCCGCGACCCGGCATCAGCGCATTCGGCCGGAAGGCGGAAATGCGGTCGAGTGCGCGCGGCCAATCGGCGAGATGGGCATCGCCGCAATAGGGCGCAGCGGATTTCTGAACCAGATCGCCGGAGAAGATGACCGAACTGGCCGGCACCCAGACGACAATGTCTCCCATTGTGTGACCGCGGCCCAGATGCATCAGCCGGACGTCAAGCCCGCCAAGGTCGATCGTCATGGAGGAAGCGATGGTCATTGTGGGTTCGACGACTTCACCATTTGCGGGCAGGCCGGCAAACAGTTCCGCAGAACGTTCCCTTGAAAGCCGGATTTCCTCCTTGCCGCGGGTATCCATCATGCGCCTGGTGAGGTCGGAAGCAACGATTTCCCCCGGCTCAAAGGCCGGAGAGCCGAGCGAATGGTCCGCGTGAAAATGGGTCAGGACCAGCTGTTTGACCGGCTTGTCGGTGATGTCACGGATTTTGCTCAGCACCTTTTCGGCGAGCTCGGGGCTTGCCTGGCCGTCGACAATCAGAACACCCCGTTCGCCTATGATCACTCCCGTGTTGGAGCAGCCATCGGCGCTATAGGCGTAACACCCACGGCCCAGTTCCTCGAACCGTTCGTTATCTCCCACAGCTGCGGACTTGTTCTTAACGTCTACCATAGCGGCCTCGCTTTCCTGCCGGCTGAGTGCTTGCCTGTGGCTATGCATCCGGCGTCTCGGCTTTTCTTGTTGACTGTAGCGTCTCAGTTTCCTTCACTGATTCGCAAATCTTCCCTCGTTAATTCCTTAACTATTCCTTTCTTATCAACAGATAGGTCTGCCTATATTGCCGCCCGTTCACTATATGCACTCAAAGCTCAGCGCCAATCTTGCTTGCATCCCCGCGAATTGTTTTAAAGCTGCGGCGGTTGTCTTTCCCGACAACTTCAATCGACTATACTTGTCGCGCCCCAGCCCCTTATCCCGGCTCCCGGCTCCCGGCTCAAGAGACTGCGGCCTGGAGCATCCAGCAGTCTCACGGGGTGCTCTAGAACTTTGAAAGCGATCACCTTTTCTGCCTTCAGGTGAAACACCCGAATGCAGGTTGATGTATTAAGAGAAGATGGCCGGATCACGGCAATGCTCATCCGTCGCCGCGATGCGGCTCAAGAAACCTCCGAGGCAGCGTCCAATTCATGTCCGACGAACCAGGTTCAACCACCCTTCAGACCAAGCCGGCGCAGGAGCAGAAGCCCGTTCTCAAACTGAGCAGGTTCCTGCCCTATCAACTCAATCATCTGGCCGAAACCGTCAGCCGCTCCTTTTCCAGGATCTATGCGGAGAAATACGGCATCGGCATCCCGGAATGGCGGGTCGTCGCGACCCTGGGCGAATACAAGGCGCTGACCGCGCGTGACATCAGCCGGTCGACATCGATGCACAAGACGAAGGTGAGCCGGGCCGTAGCCGCGCTGGAGAAGCGCGGCCTGATCGTGCGGGACAGAAACCCGGATGACCAGCGCGAACAGACCCTGAAACTGAGCCCGAAGGGCAGCAGGATGTATCAGGATATCGTCCCTGACGCGCTGGCTTATTCCGCAGAGCTGCAGGACGCGCTCACAGAGGAGCAGAAAGCCCTTCTGGACGACAT is a window of Roseibium salinum DNA encoding:
- the cysS gene encoding cysteine--tRNA ligase, whose protein sequence is MSAAETETSGTFKGLRLTNTLTRQKEDFRAIDDENVRLYVCGPTVYDFAHIGNARPVIVFDVLFRLLRHLYGAAHVTYVRNITDVDDKINARALRDYPDLPLNDAIARVTQQTADQFHKDIKALGVLEPTFEPRATQHIDGMIGMIKVLIEKGHAYESGGEVLFDTHSMPDYGGLSKRKLDEQLAGARIAVEAHKKSPGDFVLWKLSSDEEPGWDSPWGRGRPGWHIECSVMSEHHLGKVFDIHGGGLDLIFPHHENEIAQSRCAHGTRVMANYWLHNGFLQVEGKKMSKSEGNFFTIKELLENETFGGRKWPGEILRMAMLMTSYREPIDFSVRKLEEAEHLLARWPEPVETDAAPAAEVVAALNDDLNTAAAIQTLHALAVEAAKDPEKLAVYSASAALLGVGPLKADLSGVDTAAVEAAVGARLDALKSKNWDEADRIRNELSSQGILLKDSKDSETGERVTTWEVKR
- a CDS encoding L,D-transpeptidase family protein: MKFMFPNKFNIYIHDTPSKSLFARPERAFSHGCIRVSDPFALAGVLLDHVNATPGHWEQIRDSGERTVVKPQALIEVHLTYLTAWMNKDGSTHFRKDIYGRDEVLLEALRTAMTQNL
- a CDS encoding sugar transporter, producing the protein MLNRIFVIIFLAIVLGGPFAAIIMITDGTKAFGNEMQQKSMCLLTGTGCGDGNIIVTMAARI
- a CDS encoding ArsR/SmtB family transcription factor, with translation MDYKALEEKAESAADFLKMMASAPRLLLMCLVLEEERCVSDLAEQTGMRMPTVSQQLALLRAQGLVTTRREGTTIYYRLASEPVKDIMGMLYKHFCAGTDLPVGKRLEAVDAD
- a CDS encoding CreA family protein — translated: MRFLTAAALAMALCIQGTGAALSAEDPDLIFKKSTVWKFLTPDHKLATYAIDDPIVEGVACHFTVPEKGGVSGWLGVAEEVSDISLACRQVGPVTIKENFEQGEEMFRQRRSLLFKKMQIVRGCDTKRNVLVYLIYSDKLIEGSPKNSTSTVPIMPWGDETPPKCEEFVKG
- a CDS encoding MBL fold metallo-hydrolase produces the protein MVDVKNKSAAVGDNERFEELGRGCYAYSADGCSNTGVIIGERGVLIVDGQASPELAEKVLSKIRDITDKPVKQLVLTHFHADHSLGSPAFEPGEIVASDLTRRMMDTRGKEEIRLSRERSAELFAGLPANGEVVEPTMTIASSMTIDLGGLDVRLMHLGRGHTMGDIVVWVPASSVIFSGDLVQKSAAPYCGDAHLADWPRALDRISAFRPNALMPGRGRSALGAQAVATAIETTRDFVTTLRDAAAACVDQGLGLKDTFHAVKDALVPQFGQREDFDFHLPLNVARAYDEALGLDQPQVWTRERHADLRDALKGALAAGEPEEETVAPVEEAAPEAEPATENSTSVAPADSEGTELVSDNDFAASLSQAPEEEESGDDEPFDFSADDAVEIGSDEETSASENEESGAEGEKVLEETR
- a CDS encoding MarR family winged helix-turn-helix transcriptional regulator produces the protein MSDEPGSTTLQTKPAQEQKPVLKLSRFLPYQLNHLAETVSRSFSRIYAEKYGIGIPEWRVVATLGEYKALTARDISRSTSMHKTKVSRAVAALEKRGLIVRDRNPDDQREQTLKLSPKGSRMYQDIVPDALAYSAELQDALTEEQKALLDDIFERLHKAARSLGSDGH